The Faecalibacterium prausnitzii genome includes a window with the following:
- a CDS encoding aldo/keto reductase, with protein MQNITIGKSGIEVPFLGMGTWAIGGGNWWGDNDDALSVNAIEAAVEQGIRWIDTAPIYGLYHSEQVVGEALRHIDRDKVVLSTKCGLEWRHETPVLHKVVDGTAVYRDLSAQSIIEDVEESLKRLGTDHLDVLYTHWQSPDLGLYPLEETVEAMMKLKEQGKIRAIGASNVTANIIRGYCKYGQLDVIQEKYSLLTRRVEKQLLPTCKELGVSIQAYSPLEQGLLTGKVTMETTYPEGSTRNTNPSFQPARRAQAIELLKKWGDLTEKYDCTLAQLVIAMTARMIPGLHVLCGARTPEQVRDNAGALRIQLNGADAVRMKWDVDAIS; from the coding sequence ATGCAGAATATCACGATCGGAAAAAGCGGCATCGAGGTGCCCTTTCTCGGTATGGGCACCTGGGCCATTGGCGGCGGCAACTGGTGGGGCGACAACGACGACGCCCTGTCGGTGAACGCCATTGAAGCGGCGGTCGAGCAGGGCATCCGCTGGATCGACACGGCCCCCATCTACGGCTTGTACCACAGCGAACAGGTCGTGGGCGAGGCGCTCCGGCACATCGACCGCGACAAGGTGGTCCTCTCCACCAAGTGCGGCCTGGAATGGCGGCACGAGACGCCGGTGCTCCACAAAGTCGTGGACGGCACCGCAGTCTACCGCGACCTGTCCGCCCAGAGCATCATCGAGGACGTGGAAGAGAGCCTGAAGCGGCTGGGCACCGACCATCTGGATGTCCTGTACACCCACTGGCAGAGCCCGGATCTCGGCCTCTACCCGCTGGAAGAGACCGTCGAGGCCATGATGAAGCTCAAGGAGCAGGGCAAGATCCGCGCCATCGGTGCGTCGAATGTGACGGCGAACATCATCCGCGGCTATTGCAAGTACGGCCAGCTGGACGTCATCCAGGAGAAGTACAGCCTGCTGACCCGCCGCGTGGAAAAGCAGCTGCTGCCCACCTGCAAGGAGCTTGGCGTGTCCATTCAGGCCTACTCTCCGCTGGAGCAGGGCCTGCTGACCGGCAAGGTCACGATGGAGACCACCTACCCGGAGGGCAGCACCCGCAACACCAACCCCAGCTTCCAGCCCGCCCGCCGTGCGCAGGCCATTGAGCTGCTGAAAAAGTGGGGCGACCTGACCGAAAAATACGACTGCACCCTCGCGCAGCTGGTCATCGCGATGACGGCCCGGATGATCCCCGGCCTGCATGTGCTCTGCGGTGCCCGCACCCCGGAGCAGGTGCGCGACAACGCCGGTGCCCTGCGCATCCAGCTCAACGGCGCAGATGCCGTCCGCATGAAGTGGGACGTGGACGCCATTTCGTAA
- a CDS encoding peptide chain release factor 3: protein MTNREEIERRRTFAIISHPDAGKTTLTEKLLLYGGAINQAGSVKGKQSAKHAVSDWMDIEKQRGISVTSSVLQFNYAGKCVNILDTPGHQDFSEDTYRTLMAADSAVMVIDAAKGVEAQTIKLFKVCTLRHIPIFTFINKMDREARDPFELMENIEEILGIKTYPMNWPIGCGKEFKGVFDRNTRKVLAFSSDGRANGVKKVEETEAELGDPALDELLTPYLHQQLSDEIELLDGAAEEFDLDKVLRGELSPVFFGSALTNFGVEPFLENFLRLTPTPLARVDSLTGEPVDPCREEFSAFIFKIQANMNKAHRDRIAFMRICSGKFERGMEAYHVQEGKNIKLATGTQLMAQDRAIVDEAYAGDIIGLFDPGIFSIGDTLCTGKKKVEFAGIPTFSPEHFARIEQKDTMKRKQFVKGMEQIAQEGAIQIFREVGGGMEEVVVGVVGVLQLEVLEYRLNTEYNVEIRMQQLPFEQLRWVKNDPDTYNLRDLDLTSDTKAVEDMKGNRLLLFTSDWAIRWAETHNETLELSEFGNI, encoded by the coding sequence ATGACAAATCGTGAAGAAATCGAGCGCCGTCGGACGTTTGCGATCATCAGCCACCCCGACGCCGGCAAGACCACGCTGACCGAAAAGCTGCTGCTGTACGGTGGAGCCATCAACCAGGCGGGTTCCGTCAAGGGCAAGCAGAGCGCCAAGCACGCCGTTTCCGACTGGATGGACATCGAGAAGCAGCGCGGTATTTCCGTGACCTCCTCGGTGCTGCAGTTCAACTATGCGGGCAAATGCGTCAACATCCTGGACACGCCGGGCCATCAGGACTTCTCGGAGGATACCTACCGCACCCTGATGGCGGCGGACTCTGCCGTCATGGTCATCGACGCCGCCAAGGGCGTTGAGGCCCAGACCATCAAGCTGTTCAAGGTCTGCACCCTGCGCCATATCCCCATCTTCACCTTCATCAACAAGATGGACCGCGAAGCCCGCGACCCCTTTGAGCTGATGGAGAACATCGAAGAGATCCTGGGCATCAAGACCTACCCCATGAACTGGCCCATCGGCTGCGGCAAGGAGTTCAAGGGCGTGTTCGACCGCAACACCCGCAAGGTGCTGGCCTTCTCCAGCGACGGCCGCGCCAACGGCGTCAAGAAGGTCGAGGAGACCGAGGCCGAGCTGGGCGATCCCGCACTGGACGAGCTGCTGACCCCCTATCTGCACCAGCAGCTCTCCGATGAGATCGAGCTGCTGGACGGTGCCGCCGAGGAATTTGATCTGGACAAGGTGCTGCGCGGCGAGCTCAGCCCCGTCTTCTTCGGCTCTGCGCTGACCAACTTCGGCGTCGAGCCGTTCCTGGAGAACTTCCTCCGCCTGACCCCCACCCCGCTGGCCCGTGTGGACAGCCTGACCGGGGAGCCGGTGGACCCCTGCCGCGAAGAGTTCTCGGCCTTCATCTTCAAGATCCAGGCCAACATGAACAAGGCCCACCGCGACCGCATCGCCTTCATGCGCATCTGCTCCGGCAAGTTCGAGCGCGGCATGGAAGCCTACCATGTGCAGGAGGGCAAGAACATCAAGCTGGCCACCGGCACCCAGCTGATGGCGCAGGACCGCGCCATCGTGGATGAGGCCTATGCAGGCGATATCATCGGCCTGTTCGATCCGGGCATCTTCTCCATCGGCGACACGCTGTGCACCGGCAAAAAGAAGGTGGAATTTGCAGGCATCCCGACCTTCTCGCCGGAGCACTTTGCGCGCATCGAGCAGAAGGACACCATGAAGCGCAAGCAGTTCGTGAAGGGTATGGAGCAGATCGCCCAGGAGGGTGCCATCCAGATCTTCCGCGAAGTGGGCGGCGGCATGGAAGAAGTCGTGGTCGGCGTCGTTGGTGTGCTGCAGCTGGAAGTGCTGGAGTACCGCCTGAACACCGAATACAACGTCGAGATCCGGATGCAGCAGCTCCCCTTCGAGCAGCTGCGCTGGGTGAAGAACGACCCCGACACCTACAACCTGCGGGACCTCGACCTGACCAGCGACACCAAGGCCGTGGAGGATATGAAGGGCAACCGTCTGCTGCTGTTCACCTCGGACTGGGCCATCCGCTGGGCCGAGACCCACAACGAGACGCTGGAACTGAGCGAGTTCGGCAACATCTAA
- a CDS encoding GNAT family N-acetyltransferase has product MKLEERPGGFALYKEKTEVGCCQLTRTAAGADVACLTIVPEWRRKGYGSYLLKEILRRFGGYDRETATVFTAPLPAVPGEEAFWAKFGFREEAGRLCRRRTPDLTAVKFVQDFLAARLQNPQLLVDATCGNGGDTAFLCRLAGGTGRVLGFDIQPEAIASTRRNLAANGLSAELYCGSHADLLHDVQPGTADAVMFNFGWLPGADHTVFSHAESSIPALEAALDALRPGGVLSAILYSGRVIGSDEKTEILHWMRTLPLTRCTVLVCDFANWAETAPLPCFLLKK; this is encoded by the coding sequence ATGAAACTGGAAGAACGGCCCGGCGGCTTTGCACTGTATAAAGAGAAGACCGAGGTGGGCTGCTGTCAGCTGACCCGGACGGCGGCAGGGGCGGACGTTGCCTGCCTTACCATTGTACCAGAATGGCGGCGGAAAGGCTATGGGTCTTATCTGCTAAAAGAGATATTGCGCCGCTTTGGCGGATATGACAGGGAGACGGCCACCGTTTTCACGGCCCCGCTGCCCGCTGTGCCGGGGGAGGAAGCGTTCTGGGCGAAGTTCGGCTTCCGGGAGGAGGCCGGGCGGCTCTGCCGCCGCCGGACGCCGGACCTGACCGCTGTGAAGTTCGTGCAGGACTTCCTTGCGGCCCGGCTGCAAAACCCGCAGCTGCTGGTGGATGCCACCTGCGGCAACGGCGGAGATACGGCGTTTCTGTGCCGTCTGGCGGGCGGGACAGGCCGGGTGCTGGGCTTTGACATCCAGCCCGAAGCCATTGCCTCCACCCGACGGAATCTGGCCGCGAACGGGCTTTCTGCTGAGCTGTACTGCGGCAGCCACGCAGACCTGCTGCATGATGTCCAGCCCGGTACGGCGGATGCCGTGATGTTCAACTTCGGCTGGCTGCCGGGGGCAGACCACACAGTCTTTTCCCACGCGGAGAGCAGCATCCCCGCGCTGGAAGCGGCCCTCGACGCACTGCGGCCCGGCGGGGTGCTCAGCGCCATCCTTTACAGCGGCCGGGTCATCGGGTCGGACGAGAAAACGGAGATCCTGCACTGGATGCGCACACTGCCCCTGACGCGCTGCACCGTCCTCGTCTGCGATTTCGCCAATTGGGCCGAAACGGCACCCCTGCCCTGCTTTCTTCTGAAAAAATGA
- a CDS encoding S1C family serine protease: protein MENENKWEYDYSSANSSSGDTGYPNVGSSGMNTANTAGTYSDPAPARPLETSTGNGGTTPPPAGPEPQAAASKPPKKRRKRSGGRIVRSAVALVLAAAMGFAGGFVGARVGNAGNKVVIQQVERTDSSAASGTAVSSSGMTTSQVSEMVSPSVVVITTEQVVYSQWSWYGQNQVESGAGSGVIISSDGYILTCAHVVSGASQITVTIGDTDYTAAVVGEDDTSDVAVLKIDATGLTPATVGDSDSLSVGDSVLAVGNPLGELGGTVTSGIVSALNRSVTIQGTSSTNTMSLIQMDASVSPGNSGGGLFNMNGELIGLVNAKSSSSDAEGLGFAIPINDAIQVAQDLLENGYVSGRPYMGITYIAVTDAQTAAQLNVNAYGVYVVDVVQGGPADKAGLKAGDRIVSIDGTEIAQKDDLGTLMQQHTAGDTLSITVARDGQMQTVSLTLGEKNASNTAAQRSANN, encoded by the coding sequence ATGGAAAATGAAAACAAATGGGAATACGATTATTCCTCTGCAAATAGTTCGTCCGGCGATACCGGATACCCCAACGTCGGCTCCTCCGGCATGAACACCGCCAACACGGCGGGCACTTACAGCGACCCCGCCCCGGCCCGCCCGTTGGAAACTTCCACCGGCAATGGCGGCACCACGCCGCCCCCGGCAGGCCCGGAGCCTCAGGCCGCAGCCTCCAAGCCCCCGAAGAAGCGCCGCAAGCGCAGCGGCGGCCGCATCGTCCGCAGCGCCGTTGCGCTGGTGCTGGCCGCGGCCATGGGCTTTGCAGGCGGCTTCGTGGGCGCACGGGTCGGCAATGCAGGCAATAAGGTCGTCATCCAGCAGGTAGAGCGCACCGACAGCAGCGCGGCCTCCGGCACCGCCGTCTCGTCCAGCGGCATGACTACTTCGCAGGTCTCCGAGATGGTCAGCCCCAGCGTCGTGGTCATCACCACCGAACAGGTCGTCTACTCGCAGTGGTCCTGGTACGGCCAGAATCAGGTCGAGTCCGGCGCAGGCAGCGGTGTCATCATCAGCTCGGACGGCTATATCCTCACCTGTGCGCACGTGGTCTCCGGTGCATCGCAGATCACCGTGACCATCGGGGATACCGACTACACCGCCGCCGTGGTGGGCGAGGACGACACCAGCGATGTCGCCGTGCTGAAGATCGACGCCACCGGCCTGACCCCCGCCACCGTCGGCGACAGCGACAGCCTGTCGGTCGGCGACAGCGTCCTGGCCGTCGGCAACCCGCTGGGTGAGCTGGGCGGCACCGTCACCAGCGGCATCGTCAGTGCACTGAACCGCAGCGTGACCATTCAGGGCACCAGCTCCACCAACACCATGTCCCTGATCCAGATGGATGCCTCCGTCAGCCCCGGCAACTCCGGCGGCGGTCTGTTCAACATGAACGGTGAGCTGATCGGTCTGGTCAACGCCAAGTCCTCCAGCTCGGACGCGGAGGGTCTGGGCTTCGCCATCCCCATCAACGACGCCATTCAGGTGGCGCAGGACCTGCTGGAGAACGGCTATGTCTCCGGTCGGCCGTATATGGGCATCACCTACATCGCCGTGACCGACGCCCAGACGGCGGCCCAGCTCAACGTCAACGCCTACGGCGTCTATGTCGTGGACGTCGTGCAGGGCGGCCCGGCCGACAAGGCCGGCCTGAAGGCCGGGGACCGTATCGTCAGCATCGACGGCACCGAGATCGCCCAGAAAGACGACCTTGGCACCCTGATGCAGCAGCACACGGCCGGTGACACCCTTTCCATCACCGTTGCCCGCGATGGCCAGATGCAGACCGTCTCGCTGACGCTGGGCGAAAAGAATGCGTCGAACACTGCCGCACAGCGTTCGGCCAACAACTGA
- the pulA gene encoding type I pullulanase produces MKTPAQWKAWFESEEFARQTDYQGPLGAAYSPSGTHLRLWAPTAQSVRVDLYRKGDGGACIGSLPLSPWGQGVWGVYLPGDQHGKYYNFNVTTEWGSVTTADPYARAAGVNGARSMIVDLARTDPPGWEQDKRPVIPASKRSVWEVSVRDFSQDPASGVRNAWRGKFLAFTQQGTTLNGDGVHPTCLNYLKRLGVRYVQLMPIFDFGSVDESRPLTRQYNWGYDPTNYNVPEGSYSTDPARGEVRVRECKQMIRALHAAGIGVVMDVVYNHMYRFDNVLNRAVPLYYFRQNEDGSLSNGSGCGNEFASERPMARKYFLDSVLYWAQEYHIDGFRFDLMGLYDVETMNLLRAELDKLPGGRDILMYGEPWQGGSSALHRYEANKNNLAMLNDRIGIFCDDTRDAIKGGCFNAREPGYVEGRPGSFWDIGGAVAAWCRSDKFPPHTPGQIVSYVSAHDNFTLWDKLLLVRYERPEFGAVDRAALAQNRLAAGIYLTCMGLPFWQAGEEFARTKKGQGNSYRSSPALNRLDWKRAEQFHGLVDYYRGLIGLRNAFPRLGAVDRASPNAIAFFDLEQPLVGWRLPALPGDGAWWGALCVYYNPTEQEQPIRLPDGRWKLLSDGTSSSLWRGDSCILSGEAVLAPVSATIFGLV; encoded by the coding sequence ATGAAAACGCCTGCACAATGGAAAGCATGGTTCGAAAGCGAGGAGTTTGCCCGTCAGACCGACTATCAGGGACCGCTGGGCGCGGCGTATTCCCCATCGGGCACCCACCTGCGGCTGTGGGCACCCACGGCGCAGTCGGTCCGGGTCGATCTTTACCGGAAAGGCGACGGCGGGGCCTGCATCGGCAGTCTGCCGCTGAGCCCGTGGGGGCAGGGCGTCTGGGGCGTTTACCTGCCCGGCGACCAGCACGGGAAGTATTATAATTTCAACGTGACCACCGAGTGGGGCAGCGTGACCACCGCTGACCCCTATGCCCGCGCGGCGGGCGTGAACGGGGCGCGGAGCATGATCGTGGATCTGGCCCGCACCGACCCGCCGGGCTGGGAGCAGGACAAACGGCCGGTCATCCCGGCGTCGAAGCGGAGCGTCTGGGAGGTCAGCGTCCGGGATTTCTCGCAGGACCCGGCCAGCGGGGTGCGCAATGCGTGGCGGGGCAAATTCCTGGCCTTTACCCAGCAGGGCACGACCCTGAACGGCGACGGCGTCCACCCCACCTGCCTGAACTACCTCAAGCGGCTGGGGGTGCGCTATGTCCAGCTCATGCCCATCTTTGATTTCGGCAGCGTGGACGAGAGCCGCCCGCTGACCCGGCAGTACAACTGGGGCTACGACCCCACCAACTACAACGTCCCGGAGGGCAGCTACTCCACCGACCCCGCCCGCGGCGAAGTCCGGGTGCGGGAGTGCAAGCAGATGATCCGGGCCCTTCATGCGGCGGGCATCGGCGTGGTGATGGATGTGGTGTACAACCACATGTACCGCTTCGACAACGTGCTGAACCGGGCGGTCCCCCTCTATTATTTCCGCCAGAACGAGGATGGCAGCCTTTCCAACGGCAGCGGCTGCGGCAACGAGTTTGCCAGCGAGCGGCCCATGGCCCGGAAATACTTTCTGGATTCGGTGCTCTACTGGGCGCAGGAGTACCACATCGACGGCTTCCGGTTCGACCTGATGGGCCTGTACGATGTGGAGACGATGAACCTGCTGCGGGCCGAGCTGGACAAGCTGCCCGGCGGGCGGGACATCCTGATGTACGGTGAGCCGTGGCAGGGCGGCAGCAGTGCGCTGCACCGGTACGAGGCGAACAAGAACAATCTGGCCATGCTGAACGACCGCATCGGCATCTTCTGCGACGACACCCGCGACGCCATCAAGGGCGGCTGCTTCAATGCGCGGGAGCCGGGCTACGTGGAGGGCAGGCCCGGCAGCTTCTGGGACATCGGCGGGGCCGTGGCGGCATGGTGCCGCAGCGATAAGTTCCCGCCCCACACGCCGGGGCAGATCGTCAGCTATGTGTCCGCCCACGACAATTTCACCCTGTGGGACAAGCTGCTCCTGGTGCGCTACGAGCGCCCGGAGTTCGGCGCGGTGGACCGTGCCGCCCTGGCCCAGAACCGGCTGGCGGCAGGCATCTACCTCACCTGCATGGGCCTGCCCTTCTGGCAGGCGGGCGAAGAGTTCGCCCGCACCAAAAAGGGGCAGGGCAACAGCTACCGCTCCTCCCCGGCGCTGAACCGGCTGGACTGGAAGCGGGCCGAGCAGTTCCATGGGCTGGTGGACTATTACCGGGGCCTCATCGGGCTGCGGAATGCCTTCCCGCGGCTGGGCGCGGTGGACAGGGCCAGCCCCAACGCCATTGCATTTTTTGATTTGGAACAGCCGCTGGTGGGCTGGCGTCTGCCTGCCCTGCCCGGCGATGGGGCGTGGTGGGGCGCACTCTGCGTCTACTACAACCCCACCGAACAGGAACAGCCCATCCGGCTGCCCGACGGGCGCTGGAAGCTGCTGAGCGACGGCACCTCGTCCAGCCTGTGGCGGGGCGACAGCTGCATCCTGAGCGGCGAAGCGGTCCTGGCCCCGGTCAGTGCGACCATCTTCGGCTTGGTATAA
- a CDS encoding AAA family ATPase, protein MAYTDDWETLMNGVFGPGGRFKAAPGTPAEPRQQPNSTLNDLNAALLEQQKKLDAMLKAQSAQLKTQDTAAEAALADSRQMLRDMENDGLLAKGTTDVKPEHLGSFEGLADEVRQTVLGQDAFVDAVVRAMRRPFVLGTEPPAARNVILLSGGTGTGRHFALEETARCMAARGLLQNDQIAALDLALYANPAAEKLFLQDLYAALHAPGEIVVFEHYESCCTSFLKTLSDLAVRGSAPLSSRYIVNRDGILVDAGTALAPGAVSRLDPCGKYLIFFSNKGRAAIADKFGASMVSALGDVCETTAYQQADLAALAAQQLNALAQKVTARLGLTLAAGADVRDYVAAQCTPQKGAAGLSGCCDRIFRALSEYCLQTDKPLTGTVTLTAAPEGLFFRLHDAAPAPLFDLLPAAYTGALDEIRAEISELVGLAPVKEYVFGLADNLQVQQRRAAAGMKTASLSMHMIFTGNPGTGKTTIARLVAKYLKAIGALKGGQLVEVGRGDLVGRYTGHTAPLTNSVIESALGGVLFIDEAYSLYRGEQDSFGLEAIDTLVKGMEDHRDELVVILAGYTREMETFLTANSGLASRFPNKIEFPDYTADELLQITHVLAKNKGYTLSEACEEPLRNYYARRQADDARTAGNGRLARNTLEKAIFHQSRRLVAEPAAALDMLLPSDLELDE, encoded by the coding sequence ATGGCATACACAGACGATTGGGAGACCCTGATGAATGGAGTCTTCGGGCCGGGCGGCAGATTCAAGGCCGCCCCCGGCACTCCCGCCGAGCCCCGGCAGCAGCCAAACAGCACCCTGAACGACCTGAACGCGGCGCTTCTGGAACAGCAGAAGAAGCTGGACGCGATGCTCAAGGCCCAGTCGGCCCAGCTGAAGACGCAGGACACCGCCGCCGAGGCCGCGCTGGCCGACAGCCGCCAGATGCTGCGGGACATGGAGAATGACGGCCTGCTGGCCAAAGGCACCACCGACGTGAAACCTGAACATCTGGGCAGCTTCGAGGGGCTGGCCGACGAAGTCCGGCAGACCGTGCTGGGGCAGGACGCCTTTGTAGACGCGGTCGTCCGCGCCATGCGCCGCCCCTTTGTGCTGGGCACCGAGCCGCCCGCCGCCCGGAACGTCATCCTGCTGAGCGGCGGCACCGGCACCGGGCGGCACTTCGCGCTGGAGGAGACCGCCCGCTGCATGGCTGCGCGGGGCCTGCTGCAAAACGACCAGATCGCCGCGCTCGACCTGGCGCTTTACGCGAACCCCGCCGCCGAAAAACTCTTTTTGCAGGACCTCTACGCCGCGCTCCACGCCCCCGGCGAGATCGTGGTCTTTGAACACTACGAGAGCTGCTGCACCAGCTTTCTGAAAACGCTGTCCGACCTGGCCGTCCGGGGCAGCGCCCCGCTCTCCAGCCGGTACATCGTCAACCGGGACGGCATTCTGGTGGACGCCGGAACGGCCTTGGCCCCCGGCGCGGTCAGCCGTCTCGACCCCTGCGGGAAGTATCTCATCTTCTTTTCGAACAAGGGCCGCGCCGCCATAGCGGACAAGTTCGGCGCAAGCATGGTCTCGGCGCTGGGCGACGTCTGCGAGACGACCGCCTACCAGCAGGCAGACCTTGCAGCCCTCGCCGCCCAGCAGCTGAACGCGCTGGCCCAGAAGGTCACGGCCCGGCTGGGCCTGACCCTCGCCGCCGGGGCCGATGTGCGGGACTACGTCGCCGCTCAGTGCACCCCCCAGAAGGGCGCAGCCGGGCTGTCCGGCTGCTGCGACCGCATCTTCCGCGCTCTGAGCGAATACTGCCTGCAAACGGACAAGCCGCTCACCGGCACCGTGACCCTGACCGCCGCACCGGAGGGCCTGTTCTTCCGCCTGCACGATGCCGCCCCGGCCCCGCTGTTTGACCTGCTGCCCGCCGCCTACACCGGCGCACTGGATGAGATCCGGGCGGAGATCTCGGAGCTGGTCGGTCTGGCCCCGGTCAAGGAATACGTGTTCGGTCTGGCCGACAATCTGCAGGTCCAGCAGCGCCGCGCCGCTGCGGGCATGAAGACAGCCAGCCTTTCGATGCACATGATCTTCACCGGCAACCCCGGCACCGGCAAGACCACCATCGCCCGGCTGGTGGCCAAGTACCTCAAGGCCATCGGGGCGCTCAAGGGCGGGCAGCTGGTGGAGGTGGGCCGCGGCGACCTCGTGGGCCGCTACACCGGCCACACCGCACCGCTGACCAACAGCGTCATCGAGAGCGCCCTCGGCGGCGTCCTCTTCATCGACGAGGCCTACAGCCTCTATCGCGGCGAGCAGGACAGCTTTGGCCTCGAAGCCATCGACACCCTCGTCAAAGGGATGGAAGACCACCGCGACGAGCTCGTGGTCATTCTGGCCGGATACACCAGAGAGATGGAGACCTTCCTCACCGCCAACAGCGGTCTGGCCAGCCGCTTCCCCAACAAGATCGAGTTCCCGGACTACACCGCCGACGAGCTGCTGCAGATCACCCACGTCCTCGCAAAAAACAAGGGCTACACCCTCTCGGAGGCCTGCGAAGAGCCGCTGCGGAACTACTACGCCCGCCGTCAGGCTGACGACGCCCGCACCGCCGGCAACGGCCGTCTGGCCCGCAACACCCTCGAAAAGGCCATCTTCCACCAGAGCCGCCGCCTCGTCGCCGAACCCGCTGCCGCGTTGGATATGCTCCTGCCGAGCGATTTAGAACTGGACGAATAA
- a CDS encoding helix-turn-helix transcriptional regulator, producing MPKQEGQKSKLLALLRIFETQTDENHLLNVPQLVGLLEQQGILCERKSVYSDIDALNALGYDIQLRRGRGGGYFLASRTFDLAELKLLVDAVQASRVVSSATSRRLIRKLEKLCSNYEGSQLQRQVYVDGRPKTDSRSLLYSIDALHEAINTGRMVEFHYKKVGRPEKRIISPWQMAWENGCYYLIAYQDEKEPVGIRHYRVDRMSGVRVLELPRRGREQFADFDLPAYLRKHFSMYGGPERRVTLRCTADLESAMRERFGASPTFLPEEDERFHFDVPICVSEPFYGWVAGFGGKVEVLAPEDVRTGMRALAEQLAEEHR from the coding sequence ATGCCCAAGCAGGAAGGCCAGAAATCCAAGCTGTTGGCGCTTTTGCGCATCTTTGAGACACAGACCGACGAAAATCACCTGCTGAACGTGCCCCAGCTGGTGGGGCTGCTGGAACAGCAGGGCATCCTCTGCGAGCGCAAGAGCGTGTACAGCGACATCGACGCGCTGAACGCACTGGGGTACGACATCCAGCTCCGGCGGGGCCGGGGCGGCGGCTATTTTCTGGCCAGCCGCACCTTTGACCTGGCCGAGCTGAAGCTGCTGGTGGACGCCGTGCAGGCCAGCCGGGTGGTGTCCAGCGCCACGAGCCGCCGCCTGATCCGGAAGCTGGAAAAGCTCTGCTCCAATTACGAGGGCAGCCAGCTGCAGCGTCAGGTCTACGTGGACGGCCGCCCCAAGACCGACAGCAGGAGCCTGCTGTACAGCATCGACGCACTGCACGAGGCCATCAACACCGGCCGGATGGTGGAGTTCCACTACAAAAAAGTGGGCCGGCCCGAAAAGCGAATCATCAGCCCATGGCAGATGGCGTGGGAGAACGGCTGCTATTACCTCATCGCCTATCAGGACGAAAAGGAGCCGGTGGGCATCCGCCACTACCGGGTGGACCGGATGTCCGGCGTCCGGGTGCTGGAGCTGCCCCGCCGCGGCCGGGAGCAGTTTGCTGATTTCGATCTGCCCGCCTACCTGCGCAAGCACTTCAGCATGTACGGCGGCCCCGAACGGCGCGTGACCCTGCGCTGCACAGCCGACCTCGAAAGCGCCATGCGGGAGCGGTTCGGCGCTTCGCCGACCTTCCTGCCGGAGGAGGACGAGCGCTTCCACTTTGATGTGCCCATCTGTGTCAGCGAGCCGTTCTACGGCTGGGTGGCGGGCTTTGGCGGCAAGGTGGAAGTCCTTGCGCCCGAAGACGTCCGCACCGGGATGCGGGCACTGGCCGAACAGCTGGCGGAAGAACATCGCTAA
- a CDS encoding prephenate dehydrogenase, with product MLDKTKRYLVVGLGLLGGKYALELSKAGFHVDGINRSEGHLQFALDHGYIERGKTHDFEDLVREADHIIFGLYPTALIEWFRTYSPLLKPGCIFTDVSGVKTGLVEPVQALCPAGVEFIASHPMAGRETSSVEHAAEVNFAPANFIITPTGKNTPEAIAWVRELAEVLGFKHICTLTVQEHDRMVGYVSQLCHAIAVSLMCANDNTSLCEYTGDSFRDLTRIARINDKMWAELFLWNRDNLISEIDQFDAALGALRSALAAGDREKLEEMFRLSTQRRAAFDKKLPE from the coding sequence ATGTTGGATAAAACGAAACGTTATCTCGTGGTGGGCCTCGGCCTGCTGGGCGGCAAATATGCGCTGGAACTCTCCAAAGCCGGGTTCCATGTGGACGGCATCAACCGCAGCGAGGGCCACTTGCAGTTCGCGCTCGACCATGGCTACATCGAGCGGGGCAAAACCCACGATTTTGAAGACCTTGTCCGGGAGGCCGACCACATCATCTTCGGCCTCTACCCCACGGCCCTCATCGAGTGGTTCCGGACGTACAGCCCGCTCCTCAAGCCCGGCTGCATCTTCACAGATGTGTCCGGCGTCAAGACCGGCCTGGTGGAGCCGGTGCAGGCCCTCTGCCCGGCGGGGGTCGAGTTCATCGCCAGCCACCCGATGGCAGGCCGCGAGACTTCCAGCGTGGAACACGCCGCCGAGGTGAATTTTGCCCCGGCAAACTTCATCATCACCCCGACCGGGAAGAATACCCCGGAGGCCATCGCCTGGGTCCGGGAGCTGGCCGAGGTGCTGGGATTCAAACACATCTGCACCCTGACCGTGCAGGAGCATGACCGGATGGTCGGCTATGTCAGCCAGCTGTGCCATGCCATCGCCGTCAGCCTGATGTGCGCCAACGACAACACCTCGCTGTGCGAGTACACGGGAGACTCCTTCCGGGATCTGACCCGCATCGCACGCATCAACGACAAAATGTGGGCGGAACTGTTCCTCTGGAACAGGGACAACCTCATCTCGGAGATCGACCAGTTCGACGCCGCGCTCGGCGCACTGCGCAGCGCGCTGGCGGCGGGCGACCGCGAAAAGCTCGAAGAGATGTTCCGCCTTTCCACCCAGCGCCGTGCGGCGTTCGACAAGAAGCTCCCCGAATGA